A single Rhopalosiphum padi isolate XX-2018 chromosome 4, ASM2088224v1, whole genome shotgun sequence DNA region contains:
- the LOC132928804 gene encoding uncharacterized protein LOC132928804 gives MVALGKVDKSDVKGSIKWFCGGTLISKKHVLTAGHCADKLQRKILRVARLGDLNLDSTVRDWVTPLDVPIERAIQHKEFNSMDLANDIGLMVLKNDITFTIFIQPICLPLSPDIKNIDIRNDLLFHVGWGITEEEGKLSQSSLKEVRIPTIDMEYCKWLYSNSQTAMDYRNICAGEIGKDSCQGDSGGPLMWLKEKQFYLIGISSYGVGCGNNPSLYTNVIYNLTGVWPWMVALGYKGKNDVNNSIIWASGGTLISNKHVLTAGHSVANIGERILTVARLGDLNLDSTVDDWVTPLDVPIERVIQHEKYNKTAFSNDIGLVVLKNDITFTTFIQPICLPLSPDMKNIDVGNNLPFITGWGRTDTFEEPSSSLKEVRVPIIDNEYCQWMIYREMKQVRGVVIDDRKLCAGEQGKSACSGDSGGPLMWLKKKQFYLIGIQTYGHLYCGITPDVYTKVSSYIDWILENIYMICRLCYRFFVFDMSKLAVVWCLVFAYTAHSQSWDRNDDELCKVITKTDGDYTCKPIDQCPVVLRAAENLSVYPKICRFRGRTPIVCCPTSQDVLSRNSTEMCRKYYSLTTKGGGTIDAGTCRTKNTIGKNLLTIVGGTKAEEMEFPHMVLLGFGKKIKNVEWSCGGSLISDRYVLSAAHCSEIGKKSPVKWALLGDNDIGSNEGVADPQVREIVQRILHPNYKPPSMYNDIGLYRLNTPVQFNRFILPVCINSDEQLTTKQAIAIGWGRTSSAGQTSNVLMKVSLDFVEQNECNRSYSSSTSPNLEFGINPSSQICAGKMEGGKDTCQGDSGGPLQIAHPEFECMYTQVGITSFGRLCGEPNVPGVYTKVSNYVSWINSIVWPTSR, from the exons ATGGTAGCTCTTGGAAAAGTGGATAAATCTGATGTCAAGGGATCTATAAAATGGTTTTGTGGTGGtacattaatttctaaaaaacatGTCTTAACTGCCGGCCATTGTGCGGACaaattacaaagaaaaatatt GAGAGTTGCACGCTTAGGTGACTTGAATTTGGATTCCACAGTCCGTGATTGGGTTACACCATTGGATGTTCCGATCGAACGTGCTATACAACATAAAGAATTTAACAGTATGGATTTAGCCAATGACATTGGATTAATGGTATTGAAAAATGATATTACTTTTACTA TATTTATCCAACCAATATGTTTACCCCTATCACCagatattaaaaacattgataTCAGAAATGATTTGCTATTTCATGTTGGATGGGGAATAACTGAAgaag aaggCAAACTGTCTCAATCATCTTTAAAGGAAGTTCGAATTCCAACAATAGACATGGAGTACTGTAAATGGCTATATAGCAATAGTCAAACTGCTATGGATTACAGAAATATTTGTGCTGGAGAAATAGGAAAAGACTCATGTCAG GGTGATTCCGGAGGTCCGTTAATGTGGTTGaaggaaaaacaattttatttgatagGCATTTCTTCTTATGGTGTGGGATGTGGAAATAATCCCAGCCTGTATACCAATGT cATTTACAATCTTACAGGTGTTTGGCCATGGATGGTAGCTCTCGGATACAAGGGTAAAAATGATgtcaataattctataatatggGCTTCTGGAGGTACATTAATATCTAACAAACATGTCTTAACTGCCGGCCATTCCGTGGCCAATATAGGAGAAAGAATATT GACAGTTGCACGCTTGGGTGACTTGAATTTGGATTCCACAGTCGATGATTGGGTAACTCCATTGGATGTTCCAATCGAACGTGTTATACaacatgaaaaatataacaaaacagcTTTTTCCAATGACATCGGATTAGTGGTATTGAAAAATGATATTACTTTTACTA CTTTTATCCAACCAATATGTTTGCCATTATCACCAGATATGAAAAACATCGATGTGGGAAATAATTTGCCTTTTATTACTGGATGGGGAAGAACTGAtacat ttgaagAACCGTCTTCATCCTTAAAGGAAGTTCGAGTTCCAATTATAGACAACGAGTATTGTCAATGGATGATTTATAGAGAAATGAAACAAGTACGAGGAGTAGTTATCGATGACAGAAAATTGTGTGCTGGAGAACAAGGAAAAAGCGCATGTtcg ggTGATTCCGGAGGTCCGTTAATGTGGttgaagaaaaaacaattttatttgatcGGCATTCAAACTTATGGTCACTTATATTGTGGAATCACGCCAGATGTGTATACCAAAGTGTCTTCTTATATTGATTGGATTTTagagaatata TATATGATCTGTCGTTTGTGTTACCGTTTTTTCGTTTTTGATATGTCGAAACTCGCTGTTGTATGGTGTTTGGTTTTCGCATACACCGCCCATTCGCAATCTTGGGACAGGAACGACG ACGAACTGTGCAAAGTGATCACCAAGACCGACGGCGATTATACGTGTAAACCAATCGACCAATGTCCGGTGGTCCTTCGTGCAGCTGAAAACCTTTCGGTGTATCCAAAGATATGCAGGTTCCGTGGACGAACACCAATTGTGTGCTGTCCGACTTCGCAAGATGTCCTCAGTAGAAATTCCACCGAAA TGTGCAGAAAATACTATTCGTTGACTACGAAAGGCGGTGGAACTATTGATGCTGGCACTTGTCGAACGAAAAATACGATCGGCAAAAATCTTCTTACCATTGTCGGTGGGACCAAGGCAGAAGAAATGGAATTTCCTCATATG gtTCTTTTAGGATTtggaaagaaaattaaaaatgttgaatggTCCTGCGGTGGATCGTTGATTAGTGATCGTTATGTGCTTTCAGCAGCACATTGTTCTGAAATTGGAAAAAA AAGTCCAGTTAAATGGGCTTTGCTAGGTGACAATGACATAGGTTCCAATGAAGGTGTTGCCGACCCTCAAGTTCGCGAAATTGTCCAGCGCATCTTGCATCCAAATTACAAGCCTCCGTCGATGTACAACGACATCGGTCTGTACCGATTAAACACACCAGTTCAATTTAATCGATTTATCTTACCGGTTTGCATAAACTCCGATGAACAATTAACCACTAAACAAGCAATTGCCATTGGTTGGGGAAGAACTAGTTCAG ctgGTCAAACAAGTAATGTTTTAATGAAAGTATCATTAGATTTTGTGGAACAAAATGAATGCAATCGTAGCTATTCGTCTTCCACGAGTCCAAATTTGGAATTTGGAATAAATCCAAGCAGTCAAATTTGCGCCGGAAAAATGGAAGGTGGAAAAGATACCTGTCAA GGCGATTCAGGTGGACCGTTACAGATTGCACATCCTGAATTTGAGTGTATGTACACGCAAGTTGGTATTACGTCGTTCGGAAGACTGTGTGGTGAACCAAATGTTCCTGGCGTCTATACGAAGGTGTCCAATTACGTGTCTTGGATCAATAGCATCGTTTGGCCGACCTCtcgatga
- the LOC132928960 gene encoding venom protease-like isoform X1 — MKLNEIVLRSDINMGKEQYFIITTLIVGIITALPKDRVVFEIDSPKIQNKAHEDIIPHIASKLPSQDTCGKRKAPSFRIVGGSDSDLGVWPWMVALGYMGKDDGNDSIIWSCGGTLISNKHVLTAGHSVANTGRSILTVARLGDLNLDSTIDDWVTPLDVPIERVIQHEKYNKTAFSYDIGLVILKNDITFTTFIQPICLPLSPDMKNIDMGNNLPFITGWGKTDTVEEPSSSLKEVRVPIIDNEYCQWMIYRELKQVRGVVIDDRKLCAGEQGKSACSGDSGGPLMWLKKKQFYLIGINSYGQVECGVTPDVYTKVSSYIDWILENI, encoded by the exons ATGAAATTGAacgaaatag tATTACGTTCAGATATCAATATGGGaaaagaacaatattttataatcacaaCCCTTATTGTCGGAATTATAACTGCTCTTCCTAAAGATA gGGTTGTCTTTGAGATTGATTCACCTAAAATTCAGAATAAAGCACATGAAGACATAATACCACACATTGCATCTAAGTTACCATCACAAGATACATGTGGTAAAAGAAAGGCACCAAGTTTTCGAATAGTTGGAGGAAGTGATTCAGATTTAG GTGTTTGGCCATGGATGGTAGCTCTCGGATACATGGGTAAAGATGATGGCAATGATTCTATAATATGGTCTTGTGGTGGTACATTAATATCTAACAAACATGTCTTAACTGCCGGCCATTCCGTGGCCAATACAGGGAGAAGTATATT GACAGTTGCACGATTGGGTGACTTGAATTTGGATTCCACTATCGATGATTGGGTAACTCCATTGGATGTTCCAATCGAACGTGTTATACaacatgaaaaatataacaaaacagcTTTTTCCTATGACATCGGATTAGTGatattgaaaaatgatattACGTTTACTA CATTTATCCAACCAATATGTTTGCCATTATCACCAGATATGAAAAACATCGATATGGGAAATAATTTGCCTTTTATTACTGGATGGGGAAAAACTGATacag ttgaagAACCATCTTCATCCTTAAAGGAAGTTCGAGTTCCAATCATAGACAACGAGTATTGTCAATGGATGATTTATAGAGAATTGAAACAAGTACGAGGAGTAGTTATCGATGACAGAAAATTGTGTGCTGGAGAACAAGGAAAAAGCGCATGTtcg GGTGATTCCGGAGGTCCGTTAATGTGgttaaagaaaaaacaattttatttgatcGGCATTAATTCTTATGGTCAAGTTGAGTGTGGAGTCACGCCAGATGTGTATACCAAAGTGTCTTCTTATATTGATTGGATTTTagagaatatataa
- the LOC132928960 gene encoding venom protease-like isoform X2, with protein MGKEQYFIITTLIVGIITALPKDRVVFEIDSPKIQNKAHEDIIPHIASKLPSQDTCGKRKAPSFRIVGGSDSDLGVWPWMVALGYMGKDDGNDSIIWSCGGTLISNKHVLTAGHSVANTGRSILTVARLGDLNLDSTIDDWVTPLDVPIERVIQHEKYNKTAFSYDIGLVILKNDITFTTFIQPICLPLSPDMKNIDMGNNLPFITGWGKTDTVEEPSSSLKEVRVPIIDNEYCQWMIYRELKQVRGVVIDDRKLCAGEQGKSACSGDSGGPLMWLKKKQFYLIGINSYGQVECGVTPDVYTKVSSYIDWILENI; from the exons ATGGGaaaagaacaatattttataatcacaaCCCTTATTGTCGGAATTATAACTGCTCTTCCTAAAGATA gGGTTGTCTTTGAGATTGATTCACCTAAAATTCAGAATAAAGCACATGAAGACATAATACCACACATTGCATCTAAGTTACCATCACAAGATACATGTGGTAAAAGAAAGGCACCAAGTTTTCGAATAGTTGGAGGAAGTGATTCAGATTTAG GTGTTTGGCCATGGATGGTAGCTCTCGGATACATGGGTAAAGATGATGGCAATGATTCTATAATATGGTCTTGTGGTGGTACATTAATATCTAACAAACATGTCTTAACTGCCGGCCATTCCGTGGCCAATACAGGGAGAAGTATATT GACAGTTGCACGATTGGGTGACTTGAATTTGGATTCCACTATCGATGATTGGGTAACTCCATTGGATGTTCCAATCGAACGTGTTATACaacatgaaaaatataacaaaacagcTTTTTCCTATGACATCGGATTAGTGatattgaaaaatgatattACGTTTACTA CATTTATCCAACCAATATGTTTGCCATTATCACCAGATATGAAAAACATCGATATGGGAAATAATTTGCCTTTTATTACTGGATGGGGAAAAACTGATacag ttgaagAACCATCTTCATCCTTAAAGGAAGTTCGAGTTCCAATCATAGACAACGAGTATTGTCAATGGATGATTTATAGAGAATTGAAACAAGTACGAGGAGTAGTTATCGATGACAGAAAATTGTGTGCTGGAGAACAAGGAAAAAGCGCATGTtcg GGTGATTCCGGAGGTCCGTTAATGTGgttaaagaaaaaacaattttatttgatcGGCATTAATTCTTATGGTCAAGTTGAGTGTGGAGTCACGCCAGATGTGTATACCAAAGTGTCTTCTTATATTGATTGGATTTTagagaatatataa